AACGCGTCGGAGAACGCGAGCTGCTGGTCGTCGCTCGTGAGGAACTCGACGAGGCTCGCCGCATCCTCGGCCGTGTCGGCACCCTCGGGGATGCCCCAGCAGTTCGAGAACGTGTACGTGCCCTGGCCGCCGGGGCCCGCGGGCAGCTCGGCGATCTGGTAGCTGACGTCGGGGAAGTCGTTCTCGAGCGCGCCCGCGATCCACGGACCCTCGATGACCATCGCCGCCTGCTGGTTGCCGAACGCCTCGCCGCCCCAGCCGGCGCCGAGGTCGGCGGGCCATGCGAGCGAGCCGGCGGTGAGCAGGCCCTGCAGGTAGGTCAGCGCCTCGACGTTCTCGGGGCTGTCGGCCGTGACCTCGTCGTCGGTCATGAGACCGCCGCCCGCCTGCTCCATGAAGACGCCGACGCGTGCGTACTCGGCACCCATCGACAGGCCGACCGTGTCATCGGTCGTCAGGGTCTGCGCCACCGTGGCGAGGGAATCCCAGTCGGTGGGGATGTCGGCGTCGGTCAGGCCGGCAGCCGCCCACAGGTCGGTGTTGATGACGAGGCCGAGGGTCGAGAAGTCCTTCGGGTCGCAGATGAGCTCGCCGTCGTACGAGAACGTGTCGGCGAGCGCCGGGTAGAAGTCGCCCGCGTTGTCGAGGCCCGCCGCGTACGGCTCGAGGTAGTCGTCGGCCGCGTACGTCTGGAACTGGTCCCACGACATGTAGAAGAGGTCCGGCGGGATGTCGCCCGCGAAGCCCTGCGCGAGCTCCTGGCCGAGGTCCGAGGCCACGACGACCTCCACGGCGATGCCCGACTCCTCGGTCCACGCGTCGACGGCGGCCTGCACGGCCTGCGTCTCGGCGTCGCCCGACGTGCCGATGAGCACCTGCAGCGGCTCGTCGCCGCCGCCTCCGCTGCCGCCGCCCGAGCAGCCGGCGAGCGCGATGGCTCCGATGCCGGTGATCGCTGCGATCTGCAGGGCGCGTCCTTGCCTCCTGCGATGCGTCATGATGCATCCTTCCCGTCGGCGTGCGCCGACTGCTGTGCCGGGAGTCCCCAGCGTGGGTTCGCGCGCCGGTGCAGGCGCGGGGTCACGAGACGGTGGGCGGGCTCGCCGTGCAGCAGCTCGAGCACGGCTGCGGCGACGGCGCCCAGGTTCTGGTCGATGCTCGAGAAGCCGAGGCCCGCGGCGACGCCCGTGTCGTCGAAGCCGACGACGGGCACGGATGCGTCGGCCCGCGAGAGCGCGCCGATCGCGCCGAGTGCGAGGGTGTCGGAGGCGCACACGATGCTCGTGGCGCCGGCGGCGAGCAGCTCGGCGGCGGCGGCCTGCGCCTCGGCGGGGTCGTCGTGCACGGCGCGGTCGAGGTCGGGCTCGAGGCCCGCTGCCGTCATCGCGTCGCGCCAGCCGCCGCGGCGCTCGTCGCCCGCGCCCGATCCCTCCGGCCAGCCGAGGAACGCGACGCGGTCGCCGGTCGCGAGGCTCGCCTCGGTGGCCTCGCGCGTGCCTGCGCGGCCGTCGACGTCGACCCACGAGTGCGGCGCCGATCCGTCATCCCACGGGCGGCCGAAGGCGACGAAGGGGATGCCGGCCTCGGCGAGCGCGTCGACGCGGCGGTCGCGGTGGTCGGTCGAGGTGAGCACGAACGCGTCGGCGAGGCTGCGCTGCGACAGCGACCGGATCTGCGCGACCTCGGCGTCGGCGTCGTCGGCCGTGAACACGAGCACGTGCCGGTCGACGCCCGCGGCCTGCTCGGTGACGGCATGCAGGAAGCGGTCGAGCAGCACGCCGTGGATGCCGTCGTCGTGCCGCTCGAGGCGGATGCCGATCGTGCGTGCCGACGACGTGCGCAGGCGGCGCGCGTGGAGGTTGGGGGCGTAGCCGAGCTCGGCGACGGCGGCCATGACGCGCT
The sequence above is a segment of the Agrococcus jejuensis genome. Coding sequences within it:
- a CDS encoding sugar ABC transporter substrate-binding protein translates to MTHRRRQGRALQIAAITGIGAIALAGCSGGGSGGGGDEPLQVLIGTSGDAETQAVQAAVDAWTEESGIAVEVVVASDLGQELAQGFAGDIPPDLFYMSWDQFQTYAADDYLEPYAAGLDNAGDFYPALADTFSYDGELICDPKDFSTLGLVINTDLWAAAGLTDADIPTDWDSLATVAQTLTTDDTVGLSMGAEYARVGVFMEQAGGGLMTDDEVTADSPENVEALTYLQGLLTAGSLAWPADLGAGWGGEAFGNQQAAMVIEGPWIAGALENDFPDVSYQIAELPAGPGGQGTYTFSNCWGIPEGADTAEDAASLVEFLTSDDQQLAFSDAFGVIPSTESAAATYAETYPENAAFVAGADYAVSPIAFPGASEVVGEFNTVVPTLATADPQAILTTLQGQLEDAWSEVE
- a CDS encoding LacI family DNA-binding transcriptional regulator, yielding MSATLADVAAKAGVSRQTVSNAINTPRIVHPATLERVMAAVAELGYAPNLHARRLRTSSARTIGIRLERHDDGIHGVLLDRFLHAVTEQAAGVDRHVLVFTADDADAEVAQIRSLSQRSLADAFVLTSTDHRDRRVDALAEAGIPFVAFGRPWDDGSAPHSWVDVDGRAGTREATEASLATGDRVAFLGWPEGSGAGDERRGGWRDAMTAAGLEPDLDRAVHDDPAEAQAAAAELLAAGATSIVCASDTLALGAIGALSRADASVPVVGFDDTGVAAGLGFSSIDQNLGAVAAAVLELLHGEPAHRLVTPRLHRRANPRWGLPAQQSAHADGKDAS